Within Anolis sagrei isolate rAnoSag1 chromosome X, rAnoSag1.mat, whole genome shotgun sequence, the genomic segment ACCCTCACCTGTTTGGAATGCCAATATCCCTCCACAAAGCTTATCTTGTGTGGTGATTTTAATGCTAGAATTGGAGCGGGTGTGAAACAAGTGGAAGGCACTAACTTTGGACAAGATGGTCAGGTTACATCTGCTGACAGGGTTTCTCAAGACATAATCAGAAACAAGtcaagtttgggttgttgtaggttttctcaggctatatggccatgttctagaggccttaggagagaatgcctctagaaaatggccatatagcccgaaaaaacctacaacaaaccagtgattccggccatgaaagcctttgacaatacaagtcaATTCTCTTAGAACTTCTCTCCTTGCATCCATTGCACTACCTCAATGGAACCCAGCATGACATAACGCAAGCTGCCTATACCTATGCCACCAACAGGGTACACAGGTATAGTACAATTGATTATACGGCAGTTTCTGCCAGCCTGCCTGAAAATCCCTTCAGGGTAAGAGGCACAGAGtataatgtggtaaataaataaataaacacaaaagagAGTGGGACTATGAGTACCtttaatctagacactatattatttatgcagcctagaatcacattggcctttttcgctgctgcatcacagtgttggctcatgttcagcttgtggtccactCAGACTCCTAGACCCCGTTCCCATGGACTGCTTTCAAGCTAGgggtcacccatcctatatctatccattttatgtttattgtcaaAGCGTCATATtatacatttgtccctgttgaagttCGTTTGGttagttattatgtttatttacacacTACTTTTTCCCTCCACAAGAAGCCTTACATTTTGAGTCCCCCACccccactttgagtccccccaggggtgagaaaggctgtatataaatactgtaaatatttatttattattgatttatttactttatttatataccgcttttctcagccctcaggcgactcaaagcagtgaacaacatctatacaaaacatcacgagacaagtatagggcaattaaaaacaattgtaacataaatcattaaacatcagtaaataaataataataataattttgatccATCCTTTTAATCTCCCATGGTCACTTTGGATcctgatcctgccttctagagTCTTAGCCATCCCTCCCAACAAGGTCCCATTTTCAAGTGTATAAACCTCCCTTCTATTCAGTTATCTAAGTCATCAATCGAGACTTTGAATAGTCCTGAATGGCCCAGGACTGGGCCCTCTTCTTGGCACTTCTCTCCAGGAGGAAGAGGGGTTTCTCGAATACTCTTTTGCAAAATCCTTCCAAATTACCATTACAATGATTATTAGAAGTTTCCTTTCTTGCAGGTGAACTAAGTGCCTGTCTCTTGGTGGCCCTTCTTTGGGGAGGGACCAACCCATTTTTGAAAAAGGGAACAGAAGGCCTGGAGCAAGTGAAGAAGGAGAGACGAAGCCTGCAGCTCCTGGCAGAAATGAAGTTCCTTTGCTTCAATTACAAGGTATTTGATAGTTCCCCCTATTAATATacttacaaaaataataataactgtctAATTCCCAGTAACTAAAGCACACAATTCTACTCTATCAAGTATACTAGGCTGACTGTTTTCCAGTGCTTGCACTTCTAAGACCTCTGGGGTTTTATGTTACATGGGATAatattctgttttgtttgttaatgCCTCACTATAGGCCATTTGCACACAAAGAAGTACAATATACAAGCACAACAATCCAAAAACATaccaaagtacttcataaaaCAATTGGAATACAGATCTCGCCTATTACAATTCAATACCATTAGAATACAATACCATTAAAATACAGTATCACACATCAAATGCATACAACGATATTAAAATTTAGATTAGATAAAATTCAATGCACTAAGAGCATCCTCATAGCGGTTCACTGCAATATCAGCAATGCATCTAGCCCAACATTTCATTGCTGCCAAGACAAAAAATGTGTGTTGTCATAGAATACATGGTTCTAGAGACAAGAAACAGAACAGtatgcattttaaacattttttaattattgcagTTGAAGATACTGGCTTGATTTGTCAAAAAATGACCCCTCCACTCCctaaaatatgaatttaaacattatttcttgtgtgtgtgtgtacagaatTAATATAACTTCCGCAGCTGCTGAGATTCAAAAGGTCCGATCTTGCTCAACAGCTAACCCCAAAACTGCCCAGAGCCCAGAAACCCCTAGAGGATTCATCTAATCAACTGCCAAGGCCAACAGCCCCATGGAGGTGGAAGAGAGATGTTCCTCAGACAATAGGATAGCCCCACACCCCTCTCCTGTAGAGTTTTGCCCTAACCAACACACTCTGAGGCTCCCTTTAGATCTGGATTCATGGAGATGATTTCTTGCTGAGAGATGGACGGGaatgaggtggtggtggtggtggggagactCAGGTATTTATACTGTGAGGATTAGGATGCAATGGCAGAGAGCAGCCACAGAAATGTTCCCAATGCACCCAAAAACTATATGTTTTATTTGAGAAACTCTGGGGGTTTGTACATCTGGGAAACTGGTCCAGTGTCCTGGGAGAAAATCCCCTCAGGGAGGCAAAGCAAACAGGAAAGGATCCTTTTAAGATGTAATTAGGATCAGGGTCCAGGCAAATATCTAGGTGTTTCAGAACTATCAGATATGAACTCCGTCTTAATAGAATTTgtattgttttctattttttccaTTCAGCTGTCTATATTGACCTAAGCCTTCCGATTATGTCAGAGACTAGCTCCttttgtggactcatataatctagtcgTGGATTTTTTGCATTGCCCCAAACCATATTATTATTCCTGAGGCAGCACTCCGAACGGCTCCAGCTTCAAAGGAACCAATAGAAGCTCTCAATTCTTCCCGCCACAAAGGAACTCTGCCCACCTCTGAAATCTCAGGGAGTCCCCAGCCAATGAGAGCCCAGATCCTGGCTTGACCATTTCTGAGCCAATCAGGGGAAGGAGTGGGTCATTTGAATGGCTGTCAATGGGGATAAAATGCCTTGCACTGTCTTACATGGTGATTCCTTTAGAACGGAGACTgtgtatcagacatcctttccACTCCTTAGATGGCCAACTGATTTTGGCATCAATActgccatttcttcttcttcttgcaggTTGTGGTGCCATTTCTTCTCAACTAGTGTGGTTCCTTGGTCTACTATATGACTTTatatatgaatttaaaatatgaatttaaacattatttcttgtgtgtgtgtgtatatagaattAATATAACTTCCGCAGCTGCTGAGATTCAAAAGATCCGATCTTGCTCAACAGCTCACCCTCAAAACTGCCCAGAGCCCAGAAACTCCTAGAGGATTCATCTAATCAACTGCCAAGGCCAACAGCCCCAGGGAAGTGGAAGAGAGATGTTCCTCAGACAATAGGATAGTCCCACACCCCGCTCTTGTAGAGTTTTGCCCTAACCAACACACTCTGAGGCTCCCATTAGATCTGGATTCATGAATATTATTTCTTGCTGAGAGATGGATGGGAGTGAGGTGGGGGGACTCACGTATATATACTGTGGGATTAGGATGCAATGGCAGAGAGCAGCCACGGACATGTCCCAATGCatccaaaaacacttaaaactttATGTTGTATATGAAACATGTGAAACTCTGGGGGTTTATACATCTGGGAAACTGGTCCAATGTCCTGCTAGGCAAAGCAAACAGGAAAGGATCCTTTTAAGATGTAATTTGGATCAGGCTCCAGGGGAATATCTACGTGTTTCAGAGCTATCAGATATGAACTGTGTCTCAATAGGATTTTGATTGTTTTctgttctttcctttcagctgtcTATATTTACCTATGCCATTGTGTCAGAGACTAGCTCCTttttgcttaagcggctgaggggcagaaggaaggggcctgaggctgttaggaattgtgggagttgaagtccaaaacacctggagggagggaagaagtttgcccatgcctgagctaaaaCCCCATTAGAGTGAGGAAGGAAAAAGCTGCTCCCAAACATTGACAAATCCAAGGCCTGTTCTCCAAAACTTCGTCTCAACAGCCTGCCTGAATATGAAGGGTTTTCGCCTGCAGCcaaaaggacagcagggaagaGGCCAGGCCCCGAAGACATCCACGGAGAGGCCCAGGCACAGACTAGGCTGGATTGATCCACTAAACCGACTCATGGTCGGCTTCAGGGGAAGAGGGACTCACCATGGCTGCGGCAAAGGATGGCTAGGTGGCGCAGAAGAGGCCAGATGAGCCACTTCCGGCACGAGACCGGAAACGGAAAGCCGAAACCAGGTGTCCATAGAGATATAAAAAGAGAAGAGATCCTCACTTCCGGTTGGCTTTTAGCGTCTTATTGACAGGAGCTGCGCCAAACCGGAAGTAGGACTGGTTTGCGTCAGTCTAGCCCTCTTACTCTATGACCGGTCGCCATGGCGTCGCTGGGTGAGAAAGGAAGTGGGGGGACACTTTAGTTTCATGCCCACGTGTATTAGAAACGGTGTGGGTCCATTGCCACCTTCGGCCTCTGTAGAATCAGTGCATCCCAGAGCTGGGAGGGATTCCCAGGGGTCAcgcagtccaactcctttctgccaggcaggaaaagcacgatcaaagccctcccaacagatggccatacaaacTCATAAGCAGGCTCATGGAGAAACAGGACTCAAAGAaccctagaattggaagaaagggaccccaaaggccatccagtccaacctccttctgccattatgcaggaagacgccatccaagccctcctggcagatgtccatccagcctctgcttaatatgaataatattattaatagaatcctagagttgaaagggaccccaaacgccatccagtccaacccccgtctACAATtatgcaggaaggcaccacccaagccctcctggcagatgtccATTCAGCCTctacttaatattattattattattattaataataataataatagaatcctagagttggaagggaccctaaaggccatccagttcaacctccttctgccattatgcaggaagacaccatccaagccctcctggcagacggcaattcagcctctgcttaatattattattattaataatagtaataatagaatcctagcgttggaagggatcccaaaggccatccagtccatcccccttctgccattatgtaggaaggcaccacccaagccctcctggcagTTGTCCATTAAGTCTCtacttaatataataataataataataataataataataataatagtaataagagaatcctagagttgaaagggaccccaaacgccatacagtccaacccccttctccaattaggcaggaaggcaccacccaagccctcctggcagatgtccattcagcctctgcttaatatattattattattattattattaataataataataatagaatcctagcgttggaagagatcccaaaggccatccagtccatcccccttctgccattatgtaggaaggcaccacccaagccctcctggcagTTGTCCATTCAGTCTCtacttaatataataataataatagtagtaataagagaatcctagagttgaaagggaccccaaacgccatacagtccaacccccttctccaattaggcaggaaggcaccacccaagccctcctggcagatgtccattcagcctctgcttaatatattattattattaataataataataatagaatcctagcattggaagagatcccaaaggccatccagttcaacctccttctgccattatgtaggaaggcaccacccaagccctcctggcagatggtcatccagactctGCCTAATATATTatcaaaaactcaaaaaaaaacttCCTCCAAAAAATCCTTCCAAATTACCATTACAGTGATTATTAGAAGTTTCCTTTCTTGCAGGTGAACTAAGTGCCTGTCTCTTGGTGGCCCTTCTTTGGGGAGGGACCAACCCGTTTTTGAAAAAGGGAACAGAAGGCCTGGAGCAAGTGAAGAAGGAGAGACGAAGCCTGCAGCTCCTGGCAGAAATGAAGTTCCTTTGCCTCAATTACAAGGTATTTGATAGTTCCCCCTATTAATATACTAACTAAAATAATAATGACTGTCTAATTCCCAGTAACCAAAGCACACAATCCTACTCTATCAAGTATACTAGGCTGACTATTTTCCAGTGCTTGCACTTCTAAGACCTCTGGGGTTTTATGTTACATGGGATAATATTCTGTTCTGTTTGTTAATGCCTCACTATAGGCCATTTGcacacaaataaatacaatatacaagCACAGCAATCCAAAAACATATCAAAGTACTTAATAAAACAATTGGAATACAGATCTCGCTGATTACAATTCAATACCATTAGAATAAAATATGGTATCACACAtcaaatacatacatttatttgTATGCAAATGGCCTATAGAGAGATGTTCCTCAGACAATAGAATAGTCCCACACCCTCTCTTGTAGAGTTTTGCCTTAACCAACACATTCTGAGGCTCCCTTTAGATCTGGATTCATGGAGATGATTTCTTGCTGAGAGATGGACGGGAGTGAGGTGGGGGGACTCACGTATATCTACTGTGGGATTAGGATGCAATGGCAGAGAGCAGCCACGGACATGTCCCAATGCATCCAAAAGCACTTAAAACATTATGTTGTATATCAAACATGTGAAACTCTGGGGGTTTATACATCTGGGAAACTGGTCCAATGTCCTGCTAGGAGAAAATCTTCTCATTGAGGCAAAGCAAACAGGAAAGGATCCTTTTAAGATGTAATTTGGATCAGGCTCCAGGGGAATATCTATGTGTTTCAGAGCTATCAGATATGAACTGTGTTTCAAtaggtttttttattgttttctgttcttttctttcaGCTGTCTatttacctattccttcccaTTGTGTCAGAGACTAGCTCCTtttgcggactcatataatctcatTGTGGATTTTTTGCATTGCCCCAAACCACATTATTATTCCTGGGGCACCACTCCGAAGGGCTCCAGCTTCAAAGGAACCAATAGTAGCTCTCAATTCTTCCCACCACAAAGGAGACTGTACCCACCTCTGACATCACAAAGAGTTCCCAGCCAACGAGAGCCCGAATCCTTGCTTGACTATTTCTTAGCCAGTCAGGGGAGGGAGTGGGTAATTTGAATGGCTGTCAATGGGGATAAAATGCCTTGCATTTGAATCCCCTtatgggtgagaaaagcggtatataaatactgtagataaataaataaattaattgcaTGGTTATGTCTCATTCCTTTAGATCAGACATCCTTTCCGCTCCTTAGACGGCCAGATGATTTTGGCATCAATACtgcaatttcttctttttcttgcagGTTGTGGTGCCATTTGTTCTCAACCAGTGTGGTTCCTTGGTCTACTATCTGACCTTAGCGTCCACAGGTTTGTCCATACAATTTCTGCTTCCAGAGAATACAGCTGGGATTTGAGATCCAGaaaataatctatatctatatatataataaagaagagtgtttgtatgcgaagGGCGgaagtgcggagggcggaagtgtggagggcggacgtgtttgtggcagctttccgattggctagcctgaaagttccaagattctgattggctgccactgtggagctatttgcatatggtctctgattggccagcttcaataggagcccctagtggagaagagggctcatggcagaaacggggcatgacagaaggaaatttgcatatggtctctgattggccagcctcaaattccgagatgagaaagagaggaaaggaaaggccgggggctgggtcagaacactcccaatacagaccgaaataggcacacagagcccccatcacccactctacatcctactgcagtttggaggactatgaaccatggatgatgggacttgcagtaccatcactcacattctgagaccgctgctaacctcatccaatgactgatcaggaccaaacttggcacatagacctctcatgacccactttacgtcctggtgtggtttggtcggggatggaccatggattatgggacttgcagtaccattgctcaattcttgagaccactgcaatcctcatccaattaccgataaagaccaaacttggcacactgagtctccatgacccactctacatcctggtgcggcttggaggaggatgcaccatggacgatgggacttgcaatacctgcactcccttcctaaaaccattataactaccaacaatgatggatcaggaccacaatttacacagagagcccgcataattcactctacatcctggtgcggtttggaagaatttgaaaatggatgatgggacttgcagtcacttcactcacttcctgagaccactgagatccttgccaatgactgatcaagaccaaacttggcacacagagtccccatgacccactctacatcctggtgcacttttgaggaggacagaccatggatgatgggacttgaagtaccaccactcccttcccaagacagctgcaaccctcatctaatgtctgatcaagatcaaacttggcacacagagcccccatgacccactctgcagcctgctgcagtttgaaggaggatcgactttggatgatgggacttacagtaccatcactcacattctgagaccgctgttaacctcatccaatgtctgatcaggaccaaacttgccacatagacctctcattacccactttacctcctggtgtgtgtttggctggggatagaccatggattatgggacttgcagtacttttgcgcagttcctgagaccactgcaacgctcatccaattaccgataaagaccaaacttggcacactgtgtctccatgacgcactctacatccaggtgcagtttgaaggagggtgcaccatggacgatgggacttgcaatacctgcactcccttcctaagaccattacaactgccaaaaatgatggatcaggaccacaatttacacagacacccagcatgacccactctacatcctggtgcggtttggaagaatttgacaatggatgatgggacttgcagtaccttcactcacttactgacaccactgccaccctcatctaatgactgataaagaccaaacttgggacacagagcccccatgacccactctatatcctgctgctgtttggaggaggatgggccatggatgatgggacttcaagtaccttcactcacttcctgaaaataatgcagccgttatccaaagaccaataaagaccaaacttggcatacagaaccgccattacccactttctctaataacccgggcaacgccgggtccccaagctagtaataataataataatcatcatcatcatcatctttatttatattccgctctatctccttgaagggactcggggtggcgaTTTTGAATATTCAGAAGTGACACATCATATCCAGAAAATCCACTACAGACAGATTCAATTTCTACAGCCACTTAGGCAAAGGGCAAAATATATAGGTTTTAACAGGAATatttggcgcagtgggttaaagccctgtgctggcaggactgaagaccgacaggtcacaggttcaaatccggggagaggcggttgagctccctctatcagctccagctcttcatgggggacatgagagaagcctcccacaaggatgataaaacatcaaaaatcatccgggcgtcccctgggcaacgtccttgcagacgcccaattctctcacaacaggatgctcctgacacaaaaaaaaaaaaacacaacaaaaaaacaggaATATTGTCAGTTGAAGCATGATAATATTCAAGTTGGATGTTTTAGATTAATCAAAACAAAGTGGAGTGGTGCAGTCACTTGAGGTTAAActacaaagcagaaaatctgcagTTCAAATCTCACCCTGCTTTCTATTTTACTGGATGGCAGCAGGCAAGGCTTATGCTTTTGTTATCAGGATAGTTAGTTCTGAACTCCTAGGATGACTATACATTTATAAGTCAATATGTAGAGCCTTTGTAACAATTCAAAGCACTATTTATAGAAATGCGAATGGCTCACACAAAGTGTCTGGGTTACTGATATTGGTATTTGCCCAGACATTTGCCTGTTTCACTGACTTCAGTTATTCTGGAAGTATTTCCATCCCTTGCAATACATTGTTCCCTTAGAGAGCATCTGaaagtattgtttttatttaagttttcaaattaaacaaacaactcTTTCCATATATTTGTTTCCCTGCCTTAGATTAGTCTGGAGGTATTTTCATCCCTTGAGGGGGATGCATTGTTCCTTTGGAGAGAATCTGAAGTGGGTTTAACTTAGTCTAGCAAACAAAATGACCGAATAACTGCTCTTTCCACTCTAGACCTTACCTTGGCGGTGCCTCTTTGCAACTCTTTGGCTCTGGTCTTCACTTTAGCAACAGGGAAGGTCCTTGGAGAAGAGATTGGCGGCACAAGTAGGTCTCTCAGCTTCTGATCGAGTGCAAAACCCTAAGGATCTCTTTCTAAGCCTAGTGTAAATATACTCCAATATTCCAGTTACACAGTGGGCCCTAAGGCTTTGAGCCTGGCAGGGGAATCATGGTAGAAATGCTCCCCATACACTATgtcagaaaagagagaaagggctgAATGATTCCACAGCACAACAGATGAAGTTTGTCTTGGTGTTTTACGCCTGTTACTGGGATTCTTTGGGATGCCAATTCAGAAAAGTATGTTGGGTAGAGTGCATCATCACTTGTTTCATAAATATGGTTATCATTtgttatggattttttttcatgtcaggaatgacttgagaaactgcaagtaacttctggtgtgagaaaattgcccgtctgcaagaacgttgcccaggggatgctcggatgtgttaccatcctgtgagaggcttctctcatgtctctgcatgagaagttggagctgacagacgggagcataccccgctccccagattcgaaccaccaattttttggtcagcagtcctgctggcacaagggtttaacccattgtgccactggggactccttttATTTTTTATGGGTAAGATGAAtgaagatggcatatgttctctcaCCTCAAAAACTgatggggaaaactggtgccGTTTTCGAATCAGAAGTTGTCAAATATACGTAGAAACAGGGctcacatttgaggcaacaaaatatgtgttggccagtgttattacACTTCAGAGTTGGTTTCTGCAAACCAATTTATGCAAGTCTTATTATACAAGTGTAGTGCCCCAACCAGATTTTGTTCTCTGCCATCTcgagttggagcccctggtggcgcagtgggttaatccctgtgccggcaggactgaagaccgacaggtcgcaggttcgaatctggggagaggcagatgagctccctctatcagctccagctcctcatgcggggacatgaaagaagcctcccacaaggatgataaaaacatcaattcatctgggtgtcccctgggcaacgtccttgcaaacagccaattctctcacaccagaagcgacttgcagtttctcaagtcactcctgacatgacaaaaaataaataaatctcaagttgtgcctctgtttacatatacaggcagccctccagttacgaacaagatcggttctgtagatttgttcttaagtggaATTTGTTTGTAACAGGCACATTTTGTAAGCTTTGGATAACTTAGGGAAGGGTGAACGCCccagtagtgtttgttttgctgactgtgcccctgttcaggagattccacctcacaTTATGTCCCTGTGATACTtgaattttgaagaaaaaaaatagctgttgtggaaataaggattgcagataaagcttcagtggagacccctttttcccatgataataactcttccaggagtggatgtCCCTTTCTTCCAAGGAGAGGAGTCCTCTCTCTTCCTGTTTTCTGAGCCCCATTCTTGTTTGTAAGttgtatgtttgtaacttggggacagcccAAAAATGACAAGTAGTCTTAGCTTACAAAAGAACACtatgcctcccttctcttcttgaATAAACATATTGTAGACATGAATAACAGCAAGCACTGTCCACATATATTTTCTGATTGTGTGTGTTTCTCCCTTAGGAGCTGCCCTGGGAATGCTGCTGACTGTCTCTGGAGTTGCTCTCTGCATCGCTGGGTCTGGGCCTGAAAAGCCATGAGAAGCAGCCCTGATGAGGCTCTTTGGACTCAAGAGTAGATGAAGGGGTCGCCAAAATAGGACCCTCCAACACTGGCTCTGCCCTTATGGGCAGTGAAAATCTCAGGGCGCCATCCCTCCGGTTTGCCACCATGTTATGAAGACATTTCTTGTTCCATCAGGCATCCCACAACTATGCACCCTCTTTAAGAGTTGAAACTCTTCAGCTGATATCTTTGTTGACATTCCTTTTAAGTGCTGTTATTccttagaattggaagggaccctcaaaggtccgttccaatcccattctgccatgcaggaaaagcacaattcaaaaccttctaacagatggccaaccagcctcatagacattagcagGCACATGGAGACATAGAAAcagctatagaatcctagagttggaagagaccccaagggccatccaggccagtctgccaggcaagaaaagcaccatcaaagcaccttcgacagatggccatccagcttctgcttaaaagcctccaaagaaggagcctccacgacCTGTACACACATTGTATGGCGGTTTGGGGAAGACTTAACCTGACAGGAGACCTGtgaatggcattaattctataccTATGTGTCTACAAGCCATCTTGGTGTAGTGTTG encodes:
- the TMEM234 gene encoding transmembrane protein 234, whose protein sequence is MASLGELSACLLVALLWGGTNPFLKKGTEGLEQVKKERRSLQLLAEMKFLCLNYKVVVPFVLNQCGSLVYYLTLASTDLTLAVPLCNSLALVFTLATGKVLGEEIGGTRAALGMLLTVSGVALCIAGSGPEKP